The Thermodesulfobacteriota bacterium genome includes a region encoding these proteins:
- the vsr gene encoding DNA mismatch endonuclease Vsr, whose translation MTDVHDRKTRSFNMSRIRSKDTGPEILVRKFLFGKGFRYKLYDAKLPGKPDLVFPKYKTVIFIHGCFWHGHEGCKYFVIPKTRTKWWIEKINRNRQVDAENTTKLKKLGWKILTIFECRLRPKNRERTLNQIAMRLRK comes from the coding sequence ATGACAGATGTTCATGACAGAAAAACCAGAAGCTTCAATATGTCAAGGATCAGGAGCAAAGACACAGGGCCGGAAATCCTTGTAAGAAAGTTCCTTTTCGGAAAAGGCTTCCGATATAAACTTTATGATGCTAAACTGCCTGGCAAGCCTGACCTTGTTTTCCCAAAATACAAAACAGTTATATTTATCCATGGATGCTTCTGGCATGGTCATGAGGGATGCAAATATTTTGTGATACCAAAAACCCGCACCAAATGGTGGATTGAGAAAATTAACCGGAACAGACAGGTTGATGCTGAAAACACGACAAAATTAAAGAAGCTGGGCTGGAAAATCCTGACTATTTTTGAATGCAGATTAAGACCAAAGAACAGAGAAAGAACCCTGAACCAGATAGCAATGAGACTGAGGAAATGA
- the ileS gene encoding isoleucine--tRNA ligase, which produces MDYRETLNLPQTDFAMKANLTEREPAVIEKWEATRLYERIRAASQGRPRYILHDGPPYANGHIHMGTAFNKILKDIVLKSRQMAGADCPYVPGWDCHGLPIEHQVDRELGAKKKGLSKLELRRHCRKYAGKFIDIQRAEFKRLGVLGDWDNPYLTMSYEYEATIAREFGRLFLNGSIYKSKKPVYWCTSCRTALAEAEVEYYPHRSPSIYVKFPLASDLTSRLPSLAGKNVFMLIWTTTPWTLPANLAVALNPGFDYVAVQVEDEVWIVAEGLLLSLLGALGIEGYKILERFPAKRLEGLKCQHPFYERDSAVIMASYVTMDTGTGCVHTAPGHGREDYESGSAYGLDIYSPVDAGGKFTDEVGYFAGEDIFKANGAIINLLKEKGRLIGSEEIEHSYPHCWRCKKPVIFRATEQWFVSMEKNGLREKSLDWVGKVNWVPKWGRDRIHNMLASRSDWCISRQRSWGVPLTIFYCCGCGEALMNAEIMEKVVNKFREGGADTWFELESGEFIPEGTTCPKCKGTEFEKETDILDVWFDSGVSFAAVLEGRKELGFPADLYLEGSDQHRGWFHSSLLAAVGTRGQAPYRSVLTHGFVVDGEGKKMSKSLGNVIAPEEIIKKHGAEILRLWVSAEDYRDDIKISPEILQRLTEAYRKIRNTARYILGNLYDFSPEKDIVSYSEMVEIDRFALHQLAQITDKVRSAYEEFELHTVYHTLYQFCAVDLSAFYLDVLKDRLYTSGKESKDRRSAQAAMFYILDTLVRLMAPILSFTAEEIWQYMPETAGREEGIHLAGFASLPPEFKDAALAAKWEKLLAVRAGATRALEVARREKVIGHTLSAAVRFYPAPEDYSFLSENAELLRTILIVSQFGVAEGPAPAGSYVAEEISGLSIVVSPAKGTKCERCWTVSESVGTFTDHPTICVRCREVVTASGSKG; this is translated from the coding sequence ATGGACTACCGGGAGACGCTTAATCTGCCGCAGACTGATTTTGCCATGAAGGCCAATCTTACCGAACGCGAGCCGGCCGTGATTGAGAAATGGGAGGCGACCAGGCTTTATGAACGCATCCGTGCGGCGTCGCAGGGGCGGCCCCGGTATATACTCCATGACGGACCGCCTTATGCCAACGGCCACATCCACATGGGTACGGCCTTTAATAAGATACTGAAGGACATAGTCTTAAAGTCCAGACAGATGGCCGGGGCTGATTGTCCTTACGTGCCGGGCTGGGACTGCCACGGACTGCCCATCGAACACCAGGTGGACAGGGAGCTGGGGGCTAAGAAAAAAGGCTTATCCAAACTTGAACTCCGGCGGCATTGCCGGAAGTATGCCGGGAAGTTTATTGACATCCAGCGGGCCGAGTTCAAACGTTTAGGCGTCCTGGGGGACTGGGATAATCCTTATCTGACCATGAGTTATGAATACGAGGCAACGATTGCCCGCGAGTTTGGCCGGCTTTTTCTGAACGGCAGCATATATAAGAGCAAAAAGCCGGTTTATTGGTGCACTTCGTGCAGGACGGCGCTGGCCGAGGCCGAGGTTGAGTATTATCCGCACCGTTCGCCGTCCATCTATGTCAAATTCCCGCTGGCTTCGGATTTGACCTCCCGCCTGCCGTCCCTGGCTGGCAAGAATGTATTCATGCTGATATGGACCACTACTCCCTGGACCCTTCCGGCCAATCTGGCCGTGGCCTTGAATCCCGGATTTGATTATGTGGCCGTACAGGTAGAAGATGAGGTATGGATCGTGGCCGAAGGGCTGCTTCTTTCACTGCTGGGGGCCCTGGGCATTGAGGGATATAAGATATTGGAGCGTTTCCCGGCAAAGCGCCTGGAGGGGCTGAAGTGCCAGCATCCTTTTTATGAGCGCGATTCTGCCGTCATCATGGCCTCCTATGTAACCATGGACACCGGCACCGGGTGTGTACATACCGCGCCGGGCCATGGCCGTGAGGACTATGAAAGCGGTTCGGCCTACGGGCTGGACATCTATTCGCCGGTGGACGCCGGGGGTAAGTTTACGGATGAAGTCGGCTACTTTGCCGGAGAGGATATATTCAAGGCCAATGGGGCCATTATTAATCTTCTCAAGGAGAAGGGGCGTCTGATAGGGAGTGAAGAGATCGAGCATAGCTATCCCCATTGCTGGCGTTGCAAAAAGCCGGTCATTTTCCGGGCCACTGAACAGTGGTTTGTCTCCATGGAGAAAAACGGCCTCCGTGAAAAGTCGCTGGATTGGGTGGGCAAGGTTAACTGGGTGCCTAAGTGGGGCCGGGACCGGATCCACAACATGCTGGCCAGCCGGTCGGATTGGTGTATATCGCGGCAACGTTCCTGGGGTGTGCCTCTGACCATTTTTTATTGTTGCGGCTGTGGCGAAGCGCTCATGAATGCAGAGATCATGGAAAAAGTGGTTAATAAATTCCGCGAAGGCGGGGCGGATACGTGGTTTGAGCTTGAATCCGGGGAATTTATCCCGGAAGGAACCACGTGCCCCAAATGTAAGGGCACGGAATTTGAGAAAGAAACGGATATCCTGGATGTCTGGTTTGATTCCGGAGTCAGTTTTGCCGCTGTCCTGGAAGGCCGCAAAGAACTGGGCTTCCCGGCTGACTTGTACCTGGAGGGAAGCGACCAGCACCGTGGCTGGTTCCACAGCTCGCTACTGGCGGCGGTGGGTACCCGGGGACAGGCTCCTTATCGCTCGGTGCTGACCCATGGCTTTGTAGTCGATGGCGAAGGAAAGAAGATGTCCAAATCCCTGGGCAATGTTATTGCCCCGGAGGAGATCATAAAAAAGCACGGGGCGGAGATCCTGCGCCTCTGGGTATCAGCCGAAGATTATCGCGATGATATCAAGATTTCTCCGGAGATCCTGCAGCGGTTGACCGAGGCCTACCGGAAGATCAGAAACACGGCGCGCTACATACTGGGCAACCTGTATGACTTTTCACCGGAGAAAGATATCGTTTCTTACAGTGAGATGGTGGAGATAGACCGTTTTGCGCTGCATCAACTCGCGCAGATAACAGATAAGGTACGTTCGGCCTACGAGGAATTTGAACTTCATACCGTTTATCACACCCTCTACCAGTTTTGCGCCGTGGATTTGAGCGCCTTTTACCTGGATGTCCTTAAAGACAGACTCTACACCAGCGGTAAGGAATCAAAAGACCGGCGCTCGGCCCAGGCCGCCATGTTTTACATTCTGGATACCTTGGTGCGTCTGATGGCCCCCATTCTTTCGTTCACCGCTGAGGAGATATGGCAGTATATGCCTGAGACAGCCGGCCGGGAAGAGGGCATTCATCTGGCCGGTTTTGCATCCCTCCCGCCGGAGTTTAAGGATGCGGCGCTCGCCGCGAAATGGGAAAAGCTGCTTGCCGTCCGGGCCGGGGCGACCAGGGCCCTGGAGGTGGCACGCAGGGAGAAGGTGATCGGACATACCCTCAGCGCGGCGGTCAGGTTTTATCCTGCCCCTGAAGATTATTCGTTTTTGAGTGAAAATGCAGAGCTGTTACGCACCATACTGATCGTATCGCAATTCGGGGTTGCCGAAGGGCCGGCGCCGGCCGGCTCCTACGTGGCTGAAGAGATAAGCGGGCTTTCCATTGTGGTATCTCCGGCTAAAGGGACCAAATGTGAACGCTGCTGGACGGTCTCTGAGAGCGTGGGCACTTTTACCGACCACCCGACTATCTGTGTCCGATGCCGGGAGGTGGTTACGGCAAGCGGGAGTAAAGGATAA
- the lspA gene encoding signal peptidase II, translating into MDTLSETEKKSLKPASDLSQRRLWYLFLGVAFGVFALDQLTKGHIQYHFGLYESRAVIPGFFNLTYITNSGVAFGLMSGEPDTWKRLFFLSVTLLAVGFIFYLFGHFRSKGRGAVIAMGLILGGAIGNMADRVRLGKVIDFLDFYIGGCHWPAFNVADAAITCGVLYLALTLYRQQG; encoded by the coding sequence ATGGATACTCTATCAGAAACAGAAAAAAAATCTTTAAAGCCGGCGAGCGACCTCTCTCAGAGGAGACTGTGGTATTTATTCCTGGGCGTGGCTTTTGGTGTTTTCGCCCTGGATCAATTGACCAAGGGACATATACAATACCATTTTGGCCTGTATGAGAGCCGGGCCGTCATCCCGGGTTTTTTTAACCTGACATATATAACGAATTCCGGCGTGGCTTTTGGGCTGATGAGCGGAGAGCCGGATACCTGGAAACGGTTATTTTTTCTTTCGGTAACACTGTTAGCCGTAGGGTTTATTTTTTATCTCTTTGGACACTTCAGGTCAAAGGGCCGGGGGGCGGTCATCGCTATGGGGTTGATACTGGGCGGCGCCATCGGAAATATGGCAGACCGGGTGCGCCTGGGTAAGGTGATCGACTTTCTCGATTTTTATATCGGCGGCTGCCACTGGCCGGCCTTTAATGTGGCTGATGCCGCCATAACCTGCGGCGTGCTGTATCTGGCCCTTACGCTTTATAGACAACAGGGATAA
- the lgt gene encoding prolipoprotein diacylglyceryl transferase, whose translation MHPILFRIGGLTIHTYGLFVAMGFMAGMALAVREARRAALDTEKISNLFFWIIISAIIGSRLLYVIAEAPGLITSPLEIFKIWKGGLVFYGGVILAVAVTIFYIRHNRLPLWTTMDILAPPLALGLAFGRLGCFSAGCCYGRATDVPWAVTFTNPDSLAPLYISLHPTQLYESGAALIIFAILMLTRRAKRFEGQLMWTFFFLYAVARFIIENYRGDPRGAVWGDLLSTSQFISLLSAVAALAGFFYSLRKQGARQGGA comes from the coding sequence ATGCATCCGATACTCTTTCGCATAGGCGGGCTTACTATCCATACCTATGGCCTGTTTGTGGCCATGGGGTTTATGGCAGGCATGGCCCTTGCTGTCCGGGAGGCCAGGCGCGCGGCCCTGGATACCGAGAAGATTTCCAACCTTTTTTTCTGGATCATAATTTCGGCGATCATCGGTTCGAGGCTTCTCTATGTCATAGCAGAGGCCCCGGGCCTTATAACGTCTCCCCTCGAGATATTTAAGATCTGGAAAGGCGGCTTGGTCTTTTACGGCGGGGTTATCCTGGCGGTGGCAGTTACGATTTTTTATATAAGGCATAACAGGCTGCCGCTCTGGACAACCATGGATATCCTGGCCCCGCCTTTGGCCCTTGGCCTGGCGTTTGGCCGCCTCGGGTGTTTTTCTGCCGGCTGCTGTTATGGCCGGGCGACAGACGTACCTTGGGCGGTTACATTTACCAATCCGGATTCACTGGCGCCGCTTTATATTTCCCTCCATCCTACCCAGCTTTATGAATCCGGCGCGGCGCTTATTATCTTTGCCATTCTTATGCTTACACGCCGGGCGAAGCGGTTTGAAGGCCAGCTCATGTGGACATTCTTTTTTCTATACGCTGTGGCGCGATTTATCATCGAAAATTACCGTGGCGACCCCCGTGGGGCGGTATGGGGCGATCTCCTTTCTACCAGCCAATTTATAAGCTTACTGTCGGCTGTTGCTGCGCTGGCGGGTTTCTTTTATTCTCTGAGGAAACAAGGCGCAAGGCA